The following coding sequences are from one Dermacentor andersoni chromosome 5, qqDerAnde1_hic_scaffold, whole genome shotgun sequence window:
- the LOC126530737 gene encoding trypsin-1-like → MRRWRPHSWWALLLTACCCLHLANPQIHLYVPAHLPEESGYSSRQGQCSYGGDDRCTFVLLCLLSGGTAAGRCGNSLLYTCCVRPPRTRSSLPADHTAVQALQARSPSAARTATQRKYYHVGDEDVCGRSTNKPQRRIIGGEDAQYGEFPWQAHIKISRQQCGGALVNHYYVVTAAHCVHHTPLRRISVILGAYDIQDQRYQSSQAQAYSVLEKKIHPNFAFSASQPDRFDVALLRLDRHVRYQENILPICLPPRGWTFEGWRATVTGWGKTDSTLSNRYGTRVLQKVEVPIITRSECEHWHHIRGIRIRIHQEMMCAGYKEGRRDACVGDSGGPMMLNLNGRWTLVGITSAGFGCAQSFQPGIYHQVSMSVDWVIANMQ, encoded by the exons ATGCGGCGGTGGCGGCCTCACTCGTGGTGGGCGCTCCTGCTGACCGCCTGCTGCTGCCTGCACCTGGCAAACCCGCAGATACACCTCTACGTGCCTGCAC ACCTCCCGGAGGAGTCCGGCTACTCGAGCCGCCAGGGCCAGTGTTCGTACGGCGGCGACGACCGGTGCACGTTCGTGCTCCTGTGCCTGTTGTCCGGCGGCACGGCGGCCGGTCGTTGCGGCAACAGCCTGCTGTACACGTGCTGCGTGCGGCCGCCCCGCACGCGGTCCTCGCTGCCCGCCGACCACACGGCGGTGCAGGCGCTCCAGGCGCGAAGCCCGTCCGCCGCGCGAACCGCCACGCAACGCAAGTACTACCACGTGGGCGACGAAGATG TCTGCGGGAGGTCAACGAACAAGCCGCAGAGGAGAATCATAGGTGGTGAGGATGCCCAGTACGGAGAGTTCCCATGGCAG GCCCATATCAAGATCTCCCGTCAGCAGTGCGGTGGAGCCCTCGTCAACCATTACTACGTTGTTACGGCGGCGCACTGCGTACATCA CACGCCCCTGCGTCGAATCTCGGTGATCCTGGGCGCGTACGACATCCAGGACCAGCGGTACCAGTCGTCCCAGGCGCAGGCGTACAGCGTGCTCGAGAAGAAGATCCACCCGAACTTCGCCTTCTCGGCGTCGCAGCCGGACCGCTTCGACGTGGCGCTGCTCAGGCTGGACCGGCACGTGCGCTACCAGGAGAACATCCTGCCCATCTGCCTGCCGCCCAGGGGGTGGACCTTCGAAGGGTGGCGAGCCACCGTCACCGGATGGGGAAAGACAGACTCCACGCTCA GTAACCGCTACGGCACGCGGGTCCTGCAGAAAGTGGAGGTGCCCATCATAACGCGCAGCGAGTGCGAGCACTGGCACCACATCCGCGGCATCCGCATCAGGATCCACCAGGAGATGATGTGCGCCGGCTACAAGGAAGGGCGCAGGGACGCCTGTGTG GGCGATTCCGGCGGTCCGATGATGCTGAACTTGAATGGTCGGTGGACGCTCGTCGGAATCACGTCAGCAGGATTTGGATGCGCGCAATCGTTCCAGCCCGGCATCTACCACCAAGTGTCCATGTCGGTCGACTGGGTCATCGCGAACATGCAGTGA